GGTCGTGCTCGCGATCCCGCCGTGGATGATCAACATGTTCCAGATCGGCGAGACCGACACCGGACTCGATTTCATCCGCGAGGAGTGGGTGCTGATGGCACTCGCGATCGTCGGTACCGTGATCGGTGTGTTCTTCCTCAGCGAGTTCAGCACCGGCCCGATCGTCCCGTTCATCATCGGGCTGATCATCCTCGCGTACGTGATCTTCCAGGTCGTCCAGGACTTCGTGACGATCGAGGAGGCCCACCACCCGGTCGCGCTGGGTGTCGCAGGCCTGCTCGAAGGCTTCCTGCTCGCGGTCGCCAACCTCGGCCCCTTGCTCCCCGCGTACTTCCACACCTTCGAGCGCGACGCCGAGCGCTACATCGGCGGGCTCTCGATGGTCTTGGGCACTATCTTCACCGTTCGCATCCTCCAGATGGCACTCTTTACGGACCTCATCACGACCTACCGGCTCTGGCTCGGCTCGGCCATCG
This sequence is a window from Halococcus salifodinae DSM 8989. Protein-coding genes within it:
- a CDS encoding TSUP family transporter, with the protein product MGTSDTQIDVAGFVANLRALQYREVMMALATLAVVAGSIVFFPGTENVTSGIESTISPGLLALLVVTAVVAGAIKGMLGFGYALVATPVFASVIDPTLAVVVLAIPPWMINMFQIGETDTGLDFIREEWVLMALAIVGTVIGVFFLSEFSTGPIVPFIIGLIILAYVIFQVVQDFVTIEEAHHPVALGVAGLLEGFLLAVANLGPLLPAYFHTFERDAERYIGGLSMVLGTIFTVRILQMALFTDLITTYRLWLGSAI